Proteins encoded within one genomic window of Ptiloglossa arizonensis isolate GNS036 chromosome 3, iyPtiAriz1_principal, whole genome shotgun sequence:
- the LOC143144014 gene encoding uncharacterized protein LOC143144014 isoform X2 yields MQIVHFFLGLIWYLVSIFQVNAADYNITLSHDGPVVLGGTITFKVDIYKENGERPSGTFKYTWRDNALPPHEYNSEETSNTTTYWSVNYPRKNYSVGMYEVEVFVSKWFSLWWVVVTSDRSRFYVTEFLHGDIEIIQSNKTLESTYVSSASEANVTIHIREGDMDFLTKATTTSTYWFIDCKYYGQMDNLNFLYNFTNSDTSHIVEALVIASWDPPTTISPLITTVPLVTTVPNTTISNNITEGVITTIMPNSNVSLKPILTSVPTPITLNTAPNTTMANINIPLPYVCSNTSIIPLDPNKTYGHFTKKIDVRAPIMNITVEGTNWIQPWDMLSLNVTCKGSGPFHKCLYYHRGKYNITGNETCESGIHLQSCNFSIIHYFLEPSVYTILVILKNDVSKQVYPLTINIYKVLIKPQLSVIVVPVSCSLAAIVLIVFGIAYYVQSKARFTVEVADFDFGQNNPEMEYKTFTERLRGSFNNAIRPGNNRISVRLPYYGSMNH; encoded by the exons ATGCAAATAGTGCATTTTTTTTTGGGTCTTATTTGGTATCTTGTATCTATTTTTCAAG TTAATGCTGCTGATTATAATATTACATTGTCTCATGATGGCCCTGTAGTATTAGGTGGAACTATTACATTTAAAGTTGATATTTACAAAGAGAATGGTGAAAGACCATCTGGAACTTTTAAGTATACATGGAGAGATAATGCATTACCTCCACATGAATATAAT TCAGAAGAAACATCAAATACGACAACATATTGGAGTGTAAATTATCCACGTAAAAATTATAGTGTTGGTATGTACGAAGTTGAAGTATTTGTTAGTAAATGGTTTTCATTGTGGTGGGTAGTAGTTACAAGTGATCGCTCTAGATTTTATGTTACTG AATTTCTTCATGGTGATATTGAAATTATACAATCTAATAAAACATTAGAAAGTACATAtgtttcttctgcatctgaagcAAATGTGACAATACATATACGTGAAGGAGACATGGATTTTTTGACAAAAGCTACTACAacatccacttattggtttatAGATTGCAAATATTATGGTCAAATGGATAATTTGAACTTTCTTTACAATTTCACAAACTCTGACACATCACATATTGTGGAAGCTTTAGTAATTGCATCGTGGGATCCCCCAACAACTATTTCTCCTCTTATAACAACTGTTCCACTTGTTACAACTGTACCAAATACTACAATATCAAATAATATTACAGAAGGGGTGATAACTACTATAATGCCTAATAGTAATGTGTCTCTAAAACCAATATTAACGAGTGTACCGACACCTATAACCCTTAATACTGCACCAAATACTACTATGGCCAACATAAATATTCCTTTACCCTATGTCTGTTCAAATACCTCAATAATTCCTCTAGATCCTAATAAAACTTATGGACACTTTACCAAAAAAATTGATGTTCGTG CACCTATAATGAATATAACGGTCGAGGGTACGAATTGGATTCAACCTTGGGATATGTTATCACTTAATGTAACTTGTAAAGGTTCAGGACCTTTTCATAAGTGCCTTTATTACCATCGAGGAAAATATAACATTACTGGAAATGAaacatgtgaaagtggaattcACCTTCAATCTTGTAATTTTTCTATCATTCATTATTTCCTGGAGCCCAGTGTATACACAATATTAGTTATATTGAAAAATGATGTCAGCAAACAAGTCTATCCtttaacaataaatatttataaag TGCTGATAAAACCACAATTGTCGGTAATAGTTGTACCCGTTTCTTGTTCACTTGCTGCTATAGTACTTATTGTTTTTGGGATTGCATATTATGTACAAAGCAAAGCAAGATTTACGGTAGAAGTTGCAGACTTTGACTTTGGTCAGAATAATCCAGAGATGGAGTATAAAACATTTACAGAACGCTTGCGAGGTTCATTCAATAATGCTATAAGACCAGGAAACAATCGGATAAGTGTACGCCTGCCCTATTATGGCAGCATGAATCACTAA
- the LOC143144014 gene encoding uncharacterized protein LOC143144014 isoform X1, producing the protein MQIVHFFLGLIWYLVSIFQVNAADYNITLSHDGPVVLGGTITFKVDIYKENGERPSGTFKYTWRDNALPPHEYNSEETSNTTTYWSVNYPRKNYSVGMYEVEVFVSKWFSLWWVVVTSDRSRFYVTEFLHGDIEIIQSNKTLESTYVSSASEANVTIHIREGDMDFLTKATTTSTYWFIDCKYYGQMDNLNFLYNFTNSDTSHIVEALVIASWDPPTTISPLITTVPLVTTVPNTTISNNITEGVITTIMPNSNVSLKPILTSVPTPITLNTAPNTTMANINIPLPYVCSNTSIIPLDPNKTYGHFTKKIDVRAPIMNITVEGTNWIQPWDMLSLNVTCKGSGPFHKCLYYHRGKYNITGNETCESGIHLQSCNFSIIHYFLEPSVYTILVILKNDVSKQVYPLTINIYKVLIKPQLSVIVVPVSCSLAAIVLIVFGIAYYVQSKARFTVEVADFDFGQNNPEMEYKTFTERLRGSFNNAIRPGNNRISGYKHLSNPETLQ; encoded by the exons ATGCAAATAGTGCATTTTTTTTTGGGTCTTATTTGGTATCTTGTATCTATTTTTCAAG TTAATGCTGCTGATTATAATATTACATTGTCTCATGATGGCCCTGTAGTATTAGGTGGAACTATTACATTTAAAGTTGATATTTACAAAGAGAATGGTGAAAGACCATCTGGAACTTTTAAGTATACATGGAGAGATAATGCATTACCTCCACATGAATATAAT TCAGAAGAAACATCAAATACGACAACATATTGGAGTGTAAATTATCCACGTAAAAATTATAGTGTTGGTATGTACGAAGTTGAAGTATTTGTTAGTAAATGGTTTTCATTGTGGTGGGTAGTAGTTACAAGTGATCGCTCTAGATTTTATGTTACTG AATTTCTTCATGGTGATATTGAAATTATACAATCTAATAAAACATTAGAAAGTACATAtgtttcttctgcatctgaagcAAATGTGACAATACATATACGTGAAGGAGACATGGATTTTTTGACAAAAGCTACTACAacatccacttattggtttatAGATTGCAAATATTATGGTCAAATGGATAATTTGAACTTTCTTTACAATTTCACAAACTCTGACACATCACATATTGTGGAAGCTTTAGTAATTGCATCGTGGGATCCCCCAACAACTATTTCTCCTCTTATAACAACTGTTCCACTTGTTACAACTGTACCAAATACTACAATATCAAATAATATTACAGAAGGGGTGATAACTACTATAATGCCTAATAGTAATGTGTCTCTAAAACCAATATTAACGAGTGTACCGACACCTATAACCCTTAATACTGCACCAAATACTACTATGGCCAACATAAATATTCCTTTACCCTATGTCTGTTCAAATACCTCAATAATTCCTCTAGATCCTAATAAAACTTATGGACACTTTACCAAAAAAATTGATGTTCGTG CACCTATAATGAATATAACGGTCGAGGGTACGAATTGGATTCAACCTTGGGATATGTTATCACTTAATGTAACTTGTAAAGGTTCAGGACCTTTTCATAAGTGCCTTTATTACCATCGAGGAAAATATAACATTACTGGAAATGAaacatgtgaaagtggaattcACCTTCAATCTTGTAATTTTTCTATCATTCATTATTTCCTGGAGCCCAGTGTATACACAATATTAGTTATATTGAAAAATGATGTCAGCAAACAAGTCTATCCtttaacaataaatatttataaag TGCTGATAAAACCACAATTGTCGGTAATAGTTGTACCCGTTTCTTGTTCACTTGCTGCTATAGTACTTATTGTTTTTGGGATTGCATATTATGTACAAAGCAAAGCAAGATTTACGGTAGAAGTTGCAGACTTTGACTTTGGTCAGAATAATCCAGAGATGGAGTATAAAACATTTACAGAACGCTTGCGAGGTTCATTCAATAATGCTATAAGACCAGGAAACAATCGGATAAGT GGTTATAAACATCTTAGTAATCCTGAAACTCTTcagtaa